In Yersinia enterocolitica subsp. enterocolitica, one DNA window encodes the following:
- a CDS encoding Rha family transcriptional regulator — MNNPSIIPAFDFRDMVVMSENKVITTSLKVAQYFGKRHKDVLRAIRNLKCSSDFTQRNFAPIDFIDKNGDIQPMYNITRDGCMMLVMGFTGKTATAIKECYINAFNWMAEQLNRRLSIGEEMQHRFAIKETRSKLKGTIGSRLMNERKKEKPILAVEHDHIMKITAPAMLAIMEGKD; from the coding sequence ATGAATAATCCGTCAATTATTCCTGCCTTTGATTTCCGCGATATGGTTGTCATGTCAGAAAACAAGGTGATAACCACATCGCTTAAAGTCGCTCAATATTTTGGTAAGCGGCATAAAGATGTATTAAGGGCAATTCGTAATCTGAAATGCTCCAGTGATTTCACCCAGCGCAATTTTGCGCCCATTGATTTTATTGATAAAAATGGTGATATCCAGCCAATGTACAATATCACACGCGACGGTTGCATGATGTTGGTTATGGGTTTTACAGGGAAAACTGCCACCGCTATCAAAGAGTGCTATATCAATGCGTTTAACTGGATGGCAGAACAGCTAAATCGCCGACTGTCTATCGGCGAAGAGATGCAGCATCGGTTTGCTATTAAAGAAACTCGGTCAAAACTGAAAGGCACTATTGGCAGTCGATTAATGAATGAGCGAAAGAAAGAAAAGCCCATTCTTGCTGTAGAGCACGATCACATCATGAAGATTACAGCCCCAGCGATGCTAGCCATTATGGAAGGCAAAGATTGA
- the lysC gene encoding Rz1-like lysis system protein LysC, with the protein MPQVPIPASLLSDCIPPEVPEILTWGNSLLLNDTLLMVIEQCNADKASIRKIEENRNGS; encoded by the coding sequence GTGCCACAGGTACCGATACCAGCAAGCTTACTTTCTGACTGCATCCCTCCAGAAGTCCCCGAGATATTAACTTGGGGTAACAGCCTATTGCTTAATGACACGTTACTTATGGTGATAGAGCAGTGCAACGCAGATAAGGCGAGTATTCGCAAGATTGAGGAGAACAGAAATGGGTCTTAA
- a CDS encoding KilA-N domain-containing protein, which yields MTYPTVVVNGVSVRVDEYGRYNLNDLHAAAVANGDATESQRPGVFIKSQQVKRFVQALSDATKSASVKVIKGGLKQGTWALELVVIRYAAWLKPEFEIRVYNTFRDAVINGLGAMNRLNRLDLIINTEVKEISSCARKMNGWGVGGRKRLLLTARERLVESIDPDMVAIMEGKD from the coding sequence ATGACTTATCCAACCGTAGTAGTAAACGGCGTATCTGTTCGTGTTGATGAATATGGACGCTATAACCTGAATGACTTGCATGCGGCGGCTGTAGCAAATGGAGATGCGACAGAATCACAACGGCCCGGCGTATTTATTAAGAGCCAACAGGTGAAACGATTTGTTCAGGCATTAAGCGATGCAACAAAAAGTGCATCGGTCAAAGTTATAAAGGGCGGACTGAAGCAGGGAACGTGGGCGCTTGAGTTGGTAGTAATTCGATATGCTGCTTGGCTAAAACCTGAGTTTGAAATTCGCGTCTATAACACTTTTCGCGATGCAGTGATAAACGGACTGGGTGCGATGAATAGGCTTAATCGCCTGGACTTAATCATTAACACTGAAGTTAAAGAGATAAGCTCCTGCGCCAGAAAGATGAATGGTTGGGGAGTAGGCGGACGTAAGCGGTTATTGCTTACCGCAAGAGAACGTCTCGTAGAAAGCATTGATCCTGATATGGTAGCAATCATGGAAGGCAAAGACTGA
- a CDS encoding phage terminase large subunit family protein: MSTNTSLASANLSLTQSKHDRLLRSVRKGWTPPPRISVPDWADRYRKLAKEAGSTSGNWETTTVEIARGPMLAATESGVHIITVMCCTQLMKTALLENLFGYFAHLDPCPMLLLQPKEDAAEQFSKERITPLVRVTPALRQLVGGNKQKNSKETLLYKSFTGGFLALAGAGSPDNLARRPIRVLLADEVDKYPITREGDPITLAEERTATFGLNWLSVRACSPTVEDESRIAASYEESDQRRASIACPHCGHRQFPDFFKHVHWPSEGDKHHTKLAMIHCESCGSGWSEGDRLRALRTIQWHQTKPFECCDQRHVPLNAYEQAWHVDDQTALGVVWRWSESERHAVHRAVCPICGKLGVDNIHAGFQASKLFSPWQKDKPSDIAAKYLKAKGDPDKELAWWNTQMGLPHRPNYGKRLPVDELLARREVFDAEIPEGVAVLTAGIDTQADRLEIEVVGWGKDEESWSVAFDVIEGDLETAEPWLRLDAYLKQIWRRSDGRGFTIMAACHDSGGNHTQKVYEFAKERLARRIWAIKGESATGGKRSPIWPNKRPTSKNRSQFRPVIIGVNSAKDSIRARLHLDKPGPGYMHFSTDRDMGYFSQLTAERLVMKEAAGQRYSVWELPHGKANEALDCRVYAYAALAGLFHLGLKLNTRAMLIESEPDKVLHPARFESEEKTSLRLPGAIIQEAEPPTTKSIASRLA; encoded by the coding sequence ATGTCCACAAACACATCTCTGGCCTCGGCGAACCTGAGTTTAACGCAGAGCAAACATGACCGGTTACTTCGCAGCGTTCGCAAGGGATGGACACCACCACCGCGCATTAGCGTACCTGACTGGGCTGACCGCTACCGTAAACTGGCAAAAGAGGCGGGGAGTACATCAGGAAATTGGGAAACCACCACGGTAGAGATTGCCCGTGGCCCGATGTTGGCGGCGACGGAATCAGGGGTGCATATCATCACCGTGATGTGCTGCACCCAGTTGATGAAAACAGCATTGCTGGAAAATCTGTTTGGTTACTTTGCGCATCTCGATCCCTGTCCAATGTTGTTATTACAACCCAAAGAAGACGCCGCCGAGCAATTTTCGAAAGAACGAATTACTCCCTTAGTCAGGGTGACACCGGCACTTCGCCAGTTGGTGGGCGGTAACAAACAGAAAAATTCAAAAGAGACATTGCTATACAAATCCTTTACCGGTGGGTTTCTGGCACTGGCGGGGGCCGGTAGCCCAGATAACCTTGCCCGTCGCCCGATCCGTGTATTGCTGGCCGATGAGGTAGATAAGTATCCAATCACCCGTGAGGGTGACCCGATAACGCTGGCAGAAGAACGCACCGCGACCTTTGGTCTGAATTGGCTATCTGTCCGGGCCTGCTCTCCGACCGTTGAAGATGAAAGCCGAATAGCGGCCAGCTATGAAGAGTCGGATCAGCGTCGGGCATCGATAGCATGTCCACACTGTGGTCACCGCCAATTCCCTGATTTCTTCAAGCATGTTCACTGGCCATCAGAGGGAGACAAGCACCATACAAAATTAGCCATGATCCACTGTGAAAGCTGTGGTTCTGGCTGGTCAGAGGGTGACCGGCTAAGAGCGTTACGCACCATCCAATGGCATCAGACCAAGCCATTTGAATGTTGCGACCAGCGCCATGTACCGCTAAATGCTTATGAGCAAGCCTGGCATGTTGATGATCAGACGGCGCTGGGTGTTGTATGGCGCTGGTCTGAATCTGAGCGCCACGCGGTGCATCGGGCAGTTTGTCCCATTTGCGGTAAGTTGGGGGTTGATAATATCCACGCCGGTTTTCAGGCCTCCAAGTTATTCAGCCCGTGGCAGAAAGATAAACCGTCTGATATCGCTGCTAAATACCTTAAAGCCAAGGGTGATCCGGATAAGGAGCTAGCCTGGTGGAATACCCAGATGGGCCTGCCTCATCGACCCAACTACGGTAAACGTCTGCCAGTAGATGAACTGCTGGCGCGAAGAGAAGTATTTGATGCTGAAATACCCGAAGGTGTTGCCGTCCTGACCGCAGGTATTGATACCCAGGCTGACCGGTTAGAAATTGAAGTGGTGGGTTGGGGTAAAGATGAGGAGAGCTGGTCTGTGGCGTTTGACGTTATTGAGGGTGATCTTGAAACGGCTGAACCCTGGCTCAGGCTCGATGCTTATCTCAAGCAAATCTGGCGGCGCTCGGATGGTCGAGGTTTTACCATCATGGCGGCCTGTCATGACTCCGGTGGCAACCACACACAAAAGGTCTATGAGTTTGCCAAAGAACGTCTGGCTCGGCGGATATGGGCCATCAAAGGGGAGTCAGCTACTGGTGGTAAGCGCTCTCCTATTTGGCCTAACAAACGGCCGACCTCAAAGAATCGGTCGCAGTTCCGCCCGGTCATTATTGGGGTGAACTCGGCAAAAGACTCCATCCGCGCCCGTCTTCATCTGGATAAGCCCGGCCCCGGTTATATGCATTTTTCAACCGATCGGGATATGGGCTATTTCAGCCAGTTAACCGCTGAACGGCTGGTGATGAAAGAGGCGGCGGGGCAGCGTTACAGCGTATGGGAATTACCTCACGGCAAGGCTAACGAAGCGCTGGACTGTCGGGTTTATGCCTACGCAGCGCTGGCGGGTTTGTTCCATTTGGGCCTGAAATTAAACACCCGTGCAATGCTGATTGAATCCGAACCCGATAAAGTTTTGCATCCTGCTCGTTTTGAATCAGAAGAAAAAACCAGCCTGCGCCTACCGGGGGCCATTATTCAGGAAGCTGAACCTCCTACCACAAAAAGCATCGCCAGCCGATTGGCATAA
- a CDS encoding lysozyme, with translation MASTKSKLSAAVLALVMVAAPATIILDQLLDEKEGNRLVAYPDGKGIWTICRGATQVDGKPVVKGMKLSADKCAAVNQLEADKAISWVKKNVRVPLTEPQIAGIASFCPYNIGPSKCFTSTFYKKLNAGDRKGACAEIKRWVYDGGRDCNIRSNNCYGQIERRAQESELTCWGLDE, from the coding sequence ATGGCCTCGACAAAAAGCAAATTAAGTGCGGCAGTTCTGGCTCTGGTAATGGTCGCAGCACCAGCCACCATAATTCTTGATCAGCTTTTAGATGAGAAAGAGGGCAATCGGCTTGTAGCTTATCCAGATGGAAAAGGGATTTGGACTATTTGCCGTGGTGCGACTCAAGTTGATGGTAAGCCGGTAGTGAAAGGGATGAAGTTGTCAGCGGACAAATGTGCTGCGGTGAATCAGTTGGAGGCTGACAAGGCTATTAGCTGGGTTAAGAAAAATGTCCGGGTACCGCTGACTGAACCACAGATTGCCGGTATTGCTTCGTTTTGCCCCTATAACATTGGCCCAAGCAAATGCTTCACCTCCACGTTCTATAAAAAACTCAACGCTGGCGACCGCAAAGGTGCATGCGCTGAAATCAAACGCTGGGTATATGACGGCGGCAGGGATTGCAATATTCGCTCAAATAACTGTTACGGGCAGATAGAACGCCGCGCACAGGAGAGCGAACTGACCTGTTGGGGGCTGGATGAATAA
- a CDS encoding phage holin, with translation MKMSNIASNASYLASGGSFIFWAKELIAGFTPDEWTVIGVLGSLFFMALTFMLNAGVKIWDRRHGYKPDGE, from the coding sequence ATGAAAATGAGCAATATCGCTTCTAATGCTTCCTACCTGGCGTCGGGTGGTAGTTTTATTTTTTGGGCTAAAGAGCTGATTGCTGGCTTCACACCTGATGAGTGGACGGTGATTGGTGTGCTTGGTTCGTTATTCTTTATGGCCCTGACATTCATGCTTAATGCTGGCGTCAAGATTTGGGATCGTCGCCACGGCTATAAACCGGATGGTGAGTGA